The Pantoea phytobeneficialis genome has a segment encoding these proteins:
- a CDS encoding ABC transporter permease — MAASAPQAGSARPLWQRTSRLLTSLLSLLVTLIGLLAFTFMLSHLSPVDPVQQIAGDHASEATYAQVRHDLGLDQPVLVQFWRYISHLAQGNLGLSHLTNQPVSADLMRTFPATIELATCSMIFAAVFGVALALLAAWKPGSIIDNVARFISLLGYSVPVFWLGLLGLLLFYAVLHWSAGPGQLDDIWIYTLEPKTGFVLIDSWLSGDPEMFRNAIAHIWLPVVILGLLAMAGITRLLRAALLEESSKEYVILARAKGAGRTRILLRHIFPNVLGTLITVIALSYATLLEGSVLTETVFAWPGVGRYMTNALFSADVPAILGATLLIGSCFILLNAVADALTWLTDPRTR, encoded by the coding sequence ATGGCGGCGTCAGCCCCACAGGCCGGGTCCGCCCGGCCACTCTGGCAACGCACCAGCCGATTGCTCACCAGCCTGCTGTCGTTGCTGGTGACGCTGATCGGCCTGCTGGCCTTTACCTTTATGCTGTCGCATCTGTCGCCGGTCGATCCGGTACAACAGATCGCGGGCGATCACGCCAGTGAAGCCACCTATGCCCAGGTGCGGCACGATCTCGGTCTCGATCAACCGGTGCTGGTGCAGTTCTGGCGTTATATCAGCCATCTGGCACAGGGTAATCTTGGGCTGTCCCACCTGACCAATCAGCCGGTAAGTGCCGACCTGATGCGCACCTTCCCGGCCACCATTGAGCTGGCAACCTGTTCGATGATTTTTGCCGCCGTGTTCGGCGTGGCGCTGGCATTGCTGGCTGCATGGAAACCGGGCAGCATCATCGACAACGTGGCACGTTTTATTTCACTGCTTGGCTACTCGGTGCCGGTGTTCTGGCTCGGCTTGCTGGGCCTGCTGCTGTTTTATGCCGTGCTGCACTGGTCTGCCGGACCAGGACAGTTAGACGACATCTGGATTTATACGCTGGAGCCAAAAACCGGCTTCGTACTGATCGACAGCTGGCTGTCGGGCGATCCTGAGATGTTCCGCAACGCCATTGCCCATATCTGGCTGCCGGTGGTGATCCTCGGGCTGCTGGCGATGGCAGGGATTACGCGCCTGTTGCGTGCCGCGCTGCTGGAAGAGAGCAGCAAGGAGTACGTTATCCTGGCGCGCGCCAAAGGTGCTGGCCGCACACGTATTCTGCTGCGCCATATCTTTCCTAACGTGCTGGGCACGCTGATTACCGTTATCGCCCTCTCATACGCCACCTTGCTGGAAGGTTCGGTGCTGACTGAAACCGTTTTTGCCTGGCCTGGTGTTGGGCGTTATATGACCAATGCCTTGTTCTCCGCCG